One Vallitalea pronyensis genomic region harbors:
- the guaA gene encoding glutamine-hydrolyzing GMP synthase, with protein MKHELVIVLDFGGQYNQLIARRVREANVYCEVMPYDTPIETLKEKNPKGIIFTGGPSVVYEDDAPMVEKALFESGIPILGICYGSQLMGYVLGGQVEKAEHREYGKTDLTVDDTNLLFENVEKETICWMSHTYYISEPPVGFDIIATTKTCPVAAMVQPEQKLYAVQFHPEVVHTPEGTKIIQNFLYKVCACSGDWVMDDFAQEQIKALREKIGDKKVLCALSGGVDSSVAAVLIHKAVGKQLTCIFVDHGLLRKNEGDDVERIFKKEFDMNLIRVNAQDQFINALEGVSDPETKRKIIGEEFIRVFEAEAKKIGTVDFLVQGTIYPDVIESGTKNAAVIKSHHNVGGLPEHVDFKEIIEPLRDLFKDEVRNVGRAIDIPEFLVSRQPFPGPGLAIRIIGDITREKIAILQDADYIFREEVKNAGLDQEIWQYFAVLTNSKSVGVMGDERTYHYTIALRGVTSIDGMTADWARIPYDVLEKMSTRIVNEVGHVNRIVYDITSKPPATIEWE; from the coding sequence ATTGTGTTGGATTTTGGTGGTCAGTATAACCAATTGATAGCCAGACGTGTTCGAGAAGCCAACGTGTATTGTGAAGTTATGCCTTATGACACACCCATTGAGACATTAAAAGAAAAGAATCCAAAAGGCATCATCTTTACAGGTGGTCCCAGTGTTGTTTATGAAGACGATGCACCTATGGTTGAAAAAGCGTTATTTGAAAGTGGTATTCCAATCTTAGGTATCTGTTACGGGTCTCAATTAATGGGTTATGTTCTTGGGGGACAAGTTGAAAAAGCGGAACACAGAGAATATGGTAAAACAGATTTAACAGTAGATGATACCAACCTCTTATTTGAAAATGTAGAAAAAGAAACGATCTGTTGGATGAGCCATACCTATTATATCAGTGAACCACCAGTAGGTTTTGATATCATAGCAACCACCAAAACATGTCCAGTAGCTGCCATGGTTCAACCTGAACAAAAATTATATGCTGTTCAATTCCATCCAGAAGTTGTTCATACACCAGAAGGAACCAAGATTATTCAAAACTTTTTATACAAAGTATGTGCTTGCTCAGGGGACTGGGTTATGGATGATTTTGCACAGGAGCAAATCAAAGCATTACGAGAAAAAATTGGTGATAAAAAAGTATTATGTGCTCTATCAGGTGGCGTAGATTCATCTGTAGCAGCGGTACTTATTCATAAAGCAGTTGGTAAGCAGTTAACGTGTATTTTTGTGGATCATGGTTTACTGCGTAAAAACGAAGGTGATGATGTAGAACGTATTTTCAAGAAAGAATTCGACATGAATCTCATTCGTGTAAATGCTCAGGACCAATTCATCAACGCACTTGAAGGTGTGAGCGACCCAGAAACAAAGCGTAAGATTATTGGTGAAGAGTTCATTCGTGTGTTTGAAGCAGAAGCGAAGAAAATTGGAACCGTTGATTTCTTAGTTCAAGGCACCATTTACCCTGATGTCATCGAGAGTGGTACGAAAAATGCGGCCGTTATTAAAAGTCATCACAATGTTGGTGGACTTCCTGAACACGTTGATTTTAAAGAAATTATTGAGCCTCTTAGAGATCTCTTTAAAGATGAGGTTAGAAATGTGGGCCGTGCCATTGATATTCCTGAATTCTTAGTAAGTCGCCAGCCTTTCCCAGGTCCAGGACTAGCTATACGTATTATCGGTGATATTACCAGAGAGAAAATAGCGATTTTACAAGACGCAGATTATATTTTCCGTGAGGAAGTAAAAAATGCAGGTCTTGACCAAGAGATTTGGCAATACTTCGCGGTATTAACCAATTCCAAATCCGTAGGTGTGATGGGAGACGAACGTACGTATCATTACACCATTGCGCTTAGAGGAGTAACCAGTATTGACGGTATGACAGCTGATTGGGCGCGTATTCCATATGATGTACTTGAGAAGATGTCCACTAGAATTGTGAATGAGGTGGGTCATGTGAATCGCATTGTGTATGATATTACGAGTAAGCCGCCGGCAACTATTGAGTGGGAATAA
- a CDS encoding helix-turn-helix domain-containing protein, translating to MALNDNIKKRRLELGMTLETLANMVDTTRQTIQRYESGVISNIPQEKIEKLAIALKTTPTALMGWDQISMRDWYYLEQKLAQIGHTIQGIESEGYLWLEYPDGVLEISEKDLAELDKATTSFLKFKLAELKEQNIKNFKKRK from the coding sequence ATGGCTCTTAATGATAACATTAAAAAGAGAAGATTAGAATTAGGCATGACTTTAGAAACCCTTGCCAATATGGTGGATACAACTCGTCAAACTATTCAAAGATATGAAAGTGGAGTTATCAGCAATATCCCCCAAGAAAAAATTGAGAAATTGGCTATTGCATTAAAAACTACACCCACTGCTCTTATGGGTTGGGATCAAATCTCTATGCGTGATTGGTACTACTTAGAACAAAAGCTTGCTCAAATAGGACATACTATACAAGGAATTGAATCGGAAGGTTACTTATGGCTAGAATACCCCGATGGTGTGTTAGAAATAAGTGAAAAGGATTTAGCTGAACTCGATAAAGCAACTACTTCCTTTTTGAAATTTAAATTAGCTGAATTGAAGGAACAAAATATAAAAAACTTTAAAAAACGAAAATAA
- a CDS encoding helix-turn-helix transcriptional regulator gives MTNRGDKVVLVNELKGRIVAKGLTQEKVADILGITVKTINSKLNNKGDFRISEIEQLIEVLEIDNPMGIFFVS, from the coding sequence GTGACGAATCGAGGTGATAAGGTGGTATTAGTAAATGAGCTTAAAGGAAGAATTGTAGCGAAGGGATTAACTCAGGAAAAGGTAGCAGATATCTTAGGAATTACTGTAAAAACGATTAATTCAAAGTTGAATAATAAAGGTGATTTTAGGATAAGTGAAATTGAACAGTTAATAGAAGTTTTAGAGATTGATAATCCAATGGGTATTTTTTTTGTTAGCTAG
- a CDS encoding helix-turn-helix domain-containing protein, which yields MSYLTVNDVMEILGVGQSKAYQVIRYLNKELKSKGYITVAGKISRKFFYEKYYCEAS from the coding sequence ATGAGTTATCTAACAGTAAATGACGTTATGGAGATATTAGGTGTAGGTCAATCAAAGGCTTATCAAGTTATTAGATATCTTAATAAAGAGTTGAAGTCGAAAGGCTATATAACGGTAGCAGGAAAGATTTCACGTAAATTCTTCTACGAAAAGTACTATTGTGAAGCTAGTTAA
- a CDS encoding VapE domain-containing protein, producing MRVYLEEHWGVSGVQKIRDGWQSAINKEAFHPIKDYINSLEWDGIKRVDTLFIDYLGVKDDKYTRAVTRKTIVACISRVLQPGCKFDYVLTLVGNQGTGKSTIIRKLGKDWSAEGDRFIKY from the coding sequence ATGAGAGTTTATTTAGAAGAGCATTGGGGAGTATCAGGAGTTCAAAAAATACGTGATGGTTGGCAATCAGCTATAAATAAAGAGGCGTTTCATCCTATAAAAGATTATATAAATAGCCTTGAATGGGATGGAATAAAAAGGGTAGATACTTTATTCATAGATTACCTAGGGGTTAAAGATGATAAGTACACAAGAGCTGTAACAAGAAAAACTATAGTAGCGTGTATTTCAAGGGTATTACAACCTGGGTGTAAATTTGATTACGTGCTTACACTAGTTGGTAATCAAGGAACAGGTAAAAGTACTATAATCAGAAAACTCGGTAAGGATTGGTCTGCAGAAGGGGATAGATTTATCAAATATTAA
- a CDS encoding VapE domain-containing protein gives MNKDTYDLIQGVWLVEIGELTGLKKAEVNTVKQFISKTTDRYRVSYGKRTENFPRQCVFFGTTNTREFLRDETGDRRWWVLDSGYKESTKNVFDDLTHNEVDQIWAEALYLYQKGEKLYLSNDLEEVAREIQREHREVDDRVSMVEEYLDILLPTDWYEMCKTDRVIKGLCKDKGLVQWKSGQSVLAVKKKT, from the coding sequence ATTAACAAGGATACATATGATTTAATACAAGGTGTGTGGTTAGTTGAAATCGGTGAATTAACGGGCTTAAAGAAAGCAGAGGTTAATACAGTCAAACAATTCATATCCAAAACTACAGATCGGTATAGAGTATCCTACGGAAAAAGAACAGAAAATTTTCCACGACAATGTGTGTTTTTCGGTACTACAAATACAAGAGAATTTCTAAGAGATGAAACAGGCGATAGGAGATGGTGGGTTCTAGATAGTGGCTACAAGGAATCGACCAAGAACGTTTTCGATGATTTGACACATAATGAAGTAGATCAGATATGGGCAGAGGCACTATATCTATACCAAAAAGGTGAAAAACTATATTTGTCTAATGATTTAGAAGAAGTTGCTCGTGAGATACAAAGAGAACACAGAGAGGTAGATGATAGAGTAAGTATGGTTGAAGAGTACCTTGATATTCTATTACCTACCGATTGGTATGAAATGTGTAAAACAGATAGAGTTATAAAGGGACTATGCAAAGACAAAGGGTTAGTGCAGTGGAAATCTGGACAGAGTGTTTTGGCGGTCAAGAAAAAGACTTAA
- a CDS encoding DUF6075 family protein, with translation MKFIDNNHQVIFNQYIDKDDTSIHDVERYALFYIIAGCKNLREKGIQSFYDF, from the coding sequence ATGAAATTCATAGACAATAACCACCAGGTAATTTTCAATCAATACATAGATAAGGACGATACATCAATTCATGATGTGGAAAGATATGCTCTATTCTACATCATAGCAGGTTGTAAGAATCTAAGAGAAAAGGGAATACAATCCTTTTATGACTTTTGA
- a CDS encoding DUF6075 family protein, whose product MTFEEGVIRTEAFQDIDLCTSSRNLLELAFNLYNNYEGDSKTTVLDMFYGLDEQNFQVAMGAIKYRCS is encoded by the coding sequence ATGACTTTTGAGGAAGGAGTTATCAGGACAGAAGCATTTCAAGATATAGACCTTTGTACGAGTAGTAGGAATCTGTTAGAATTAGCCTTTAATCTGTACAACAATTATGAGGGAGATAGTAAAACAACCGTACTGGACATGTTCTATGGATTGGATGAACAAAATTTTCAAGTGGCTATGGGAGCAATAAAGTATAGGTGTTCTTAA
- a CDS encoding putative holin-like toxin: MSTFETLSLMILFAMLVIAIIDTAKKTKK, encoded by the coding sequence ATGTCTACATTTGAGACGTTATCTCTAATGATATTATTTGCGATGCTAGTCATCGCCATCATAGATACGGCAAAAAAGACAAAAAAATAA
- a CDS encoding IS3 family transposase (programmed frameshift): MSKTGNRYSDEFKQQIVELYNAGKPVSALSSEYGVATVTIYKWINNLSPIKVSEDETMSAKDYQSMKKRIAELEMENEILKKGYRHIRKKTLNELVKFITKYREKYTVKLICKVLKFPRSTYYKALLSVPSKRILERQQLQEDILKTYYKSKKRYGAPKIHKMLLKDGKSISLKRVQRYMASLGIRSIVVKKYKPLSSKAPVMERENLLNQAFDADTINQKWCTDITYIHTIKDGWTYLASVMDLYSKKIMGYAYGQKMTSDLAIKAVENACLNVEDTSGIIIQTDLGTQYTSHQFMNYIARKNMLQSFSGKGNPYDNACIESFHSVLKKEEVHHHHYYDFNIASKAIFEYIESWYNRERIHSAVNYMTPQSAYDAA; this comes from the exons ATGTCCAAAACAGGTAACAGATATTCTGATGAATTTAAGCAACAAATTGTTGAGCTGTATAATGCCGGGAAACCCGTATCGGCATTAAGTAGTGAGTATGGCGTAGCAACAGTAACTATCTATAAGTGGATTAATAATCTTTCTCCAATTAAAGTTTCTGAGGATGAGACAATGTCCGCTAAAGATTATCAATCAATGAAAAAGCGTATTGCTGAACTTGAGATGGAGAATGAAATATTAAAAAAAG GCTACCGCCATATTCGCAAAAAAACACTAAATGAACTTGTCAAATTCATTACTAAATATCGTGAAAAATATACTGTAAAGCTTATATGTAAAGTGTTGAAATTTCCTAGAAGTACTTATTATAAAGCTCTACTTAGTGTGCCTTCAAAAAGAATACTTGAGCGTCAACAACTTCAAGAAGATATTTTGAAAACATATTATAAAAGCAAAAAACGCTATGGTGCACCTAAAATTCACAAAATGCTTTTAAAAGATGGAAAATCTATTAGTTTAAAAAGAGTTCAAAGATATATGGCTTCTTTAGGAATACGTTCTATCGTTGTCAAGAAGTATAAACCACTGTCTTCAAAAGCACCTGTCATGGAACGTGAAAATCTATTGAATCAAGCATTTGATGCAGATACAATTAATCAAAAATGGTGTACTGACATCACCTATATTCATACGATTAAAGATGGTTGGACTTACTTAGCTTCAGTAATGGATCTCTATAGCAAAAAAATAATGGGCTATGCGTATGGACAAAAAATGACCAGTGATTTAGCCATAAAAGCTGTAGAAAATGCTTGTTTAAATGTTGAGGATACATCGGGTATTATCATCCAAACAGACCTTGGTACTCAATATACAAGCCATCAGTTTATGAACTATATCGCCAGAAAAAACATGCTACAATCATTTAGTGGTAAAGGTAATCCGTATGATAATGCTTGTATAGAATCTTTTCATTCGGTGCTTAAAAAAGAAGAGGTACATCATCACCATTATTATGATTTCAATATTGCTAGTAAAGCAATATTTGAATATATTGAATCCTGGTACAACAGAGAAAGGATTCACAGTGCAGTTAATTATATGACACCTCAATCAGCTTACGATGCTGCTTAG
- a CDS encoding AAA family ATPase has product MKINRIKVIIQTNNGRFGADHSFTEGLNLIGTDGKNTQGKSSIIECMFYALGLEEILSGQNDKALKPSLKSILEYNNVDYNVIESDVYLEIENEKSKNITIRRSIKNSLRDNKLVSVYEGDLDNSLNKDIDYEDMYVHDGGAATNKRGFHKYLEEFLDWQLPMVDTYDGKEVKLYLQALAPVFFTEQKRGWGDLIAPLNHKYKIKESRKKIVEYMLAFDTLELEKEYYALKKREKEAKAQWKDKYVGLYERVTSAGFVLEGIAKNPMTDNPNLKMFKRYDNRLISFATYKEIVENKLRTINEQLECDFDEQIDEINTKRLTKLIEEYNNVEKLIKENKQSLSNLRNDVNVIEERLGIILNDLSDNKDALKISRYGSVKNWSIIKCVCPTCSQTINDSLLPNDIDAKTMSIEENINYLKSQKELFEFSLHNKKKELLDTESLIEEKTIKLSSISKEIRALKSQYITNTSNSSESFIRQKISIEDEIEDMLKLESYVLEVTNYYVELIKEWKLIIEELNEIPSDMYSIEDKKKLTLLRNLYYSYLLKFNFESIKFDKAELDFNNSSYSPAVNGFDIKYDSSASDNIRSIWAYKLALSQIASKDGRHIGFMVFDEPGQQKAINNDVRSLIHELADANVQVIVGITIEDELVIDQADEYGYNLIMLKNKAFRPV; this is encoded by the coding sequence ATGAAGATAAATAGGATAAAAGTAATAATTCAAACGAATAACGGTCGATTTGGTGCAGATCACTCATTTACTGAGGGGTTAAATCTAATTGGTACAGATGGTAAAAACACACAAGGAAAAAGCTCAATAATTGAATGTATGTTCTACGCATTAGGACTAGAAGAAATTTTATCAGGTCAAAATGATAAAGCATTAAAACCTTCTCTAAAATCTATATTGGAATACAATAATGTGGATTATAATGTTATTGAGTCTGATGTATATTTAGAAATTGAAAATGAAAAGTCTAAGAATATAACAATAAGGCGTTCAATTAAAAATTCACTAAGAGATAACAAGCTCGTATCTGTGTATGAGGGCGATTTAGATAATAGTCTAAATAAAGATATAGACTATGAAGATATGTATGTACACGATGGAGGAGCAGCTACTAATAAAAGAGGATTTCACAAGTATCTTGAGGAATTTTTAGATTGGCAGCTACCAATGGTAGATACCTATGATGGTAAGGAGGTTAAACTGTACCTTCAGGCACTAGCCCCGGTTTTTTTTACAGAACAAAAGAGAGGGTGGGGCGATTTAATTGCTCCGTTAAATCATAAGTATAAAATTAAAGAGAGTCGGAAAAAAATAGTTGAATATATGTTAGCTTTTGATACATTAGAGTTAGAGAAAGAATATTATGCTCTTAAAAAAAGAGAAAAGGAAGCTAAAGCACAATGGAAAGATAAATACGTAGGATTATATGAAAGAGTAACGTCAGCTGGATTTGTATTAGAAGGAATTGCCAAAAATCCAATGACGGATAATCCAAATTTGAAGATGTTTAAAAGATACGATAATAGGTTAATATCGTTTGCAACATATAAAGAAATTGTGGAAAATAAACTAAGAACAATTAATGAACAATTAGAGTGTGATTTCGATGAACAAATTGATGAAATAAATACAAAAAGATTAACTAAGTTAATAGAAGAATATAATAATGTTGAAAAATTGATAAAAGAGAACAAACAGTCATTAAGCAATCTTAGAAATGACGTGAATGTAATAGAAGAGAGACTGGGTATAATACTCAATGATCTTAGTGATAATAAAGATGCGCTCAAAATCTCTAGGTATGGATCCGTTAAAAACTGGAGCATTATAAAATGTGTATGTCCCACATGTAGTCAAACAATCAATGACAGCTTATTACCAAATGACATTGATGCAAAAACAATGTCTATTGAAGAGAATATAAATTACTTAAAATCCCAAAAAGAGTTGTTCGAGTTTTCATTACATAATAAGAAAAAAGAATTATTAGATACAGAAAGCCTTATTGAAGAAAAAACTATAAAACTTAGTTCGATTTCAAAAGAAATTAGAGCATTAAAAAGTCAATATATAACTAATACAAGTAATTCAAGTGAGAGTTTTATACGGCAAAAAATTAGCATAGAGGATGAAATTGAAGATATGTTAAAGCTAGAATCATATGTGTTAGAGGTCACGAATTATTACGTTGAATTAATCAAAGAATGGAAATTAATTATTGAAGAACTAAATGAAATACCTAGCGATATGTATTCAATAGAAGATAAGAAAAAGCTTACCTTATTACGAAATCTATATTATAGTTATTTACTTAAATTCAATTTTGAAAGTATTAAATTCGATAAAGCTGAATTAGATTTCAATAATAGTAGTTATTCACCTGCGGTAAATGGTTTTGATATAAAATATGATTCATCGGCAAGTGATAATATTAGATCAATATGGGCATATAAATTAGCATTAAGTCAAATAGCATCTAAAGATGGAAGACATATTGGGTTCATGGTTTTTGACGAACCTGGACAGCAAAAGGCAATTAATAATGATGTGCGTAGTTTAATTCATGAATTAGCTGATGCTAACGTACAAGTTATTGTTGGTATAACCATTGAAGACGAGTTAGTTATTGATCAGGCTGATGAGTATGGGTATAATCTAATTATGCTTAAAAATAAGGCATTTCGACCAGTGTGA
- a CDS encoding trypsin-like serine protease codes for MFKKILSSFLVIALLCSISITIFGSSSSLGDNHTFDQMIPLEIQEAMENQAEALEEYFELIGFFKKDNYGVPIYPQHYAGEYINKDNKLVVQLTGEFADKEILSYLKSSPNIQIIYVEHSYDELISQKKIADKLYASGVRVVSDGVDIIDNRYKIAVLKEDLDKMATTYTKDSLVIFEEGTYARASAPLIGGDRIYNEDSGGFMSIGICGTYNGNDAILTCGHGNEKVGIFSPRYPYIEHKTQSHRIGQVVFQQANTDSSNYGVSSLGDFAIVDITSSDTITNDVWQGGQITGTYSSVPVGTTVYKFGSRTGYAWGNVTGTSLRISYTAGLFTTYTVSGLYSIPLQNSSGTNAINGGDSGGPVWRSDTGENLIHGIVTAGIYDTNLMYTTPIYYAQHQGFQPKLD; via the coding sequence ATGTTTAAGAAAATATTATCATCATTTTTAGTCATTGCGCTTTTATGCTCAATTAGTATAACAATTTTTGGCTCTAGTAGTTCTCTTGGCGATAACCATACTTTTGATCAAATGATACCATTGGAAATTCAAGAAGCTATGGAAAATCAAGCTGAGGCTCTTGAAGAATATTTTGAACTAATTGGATTTTTCAAAAAGGACAATTATGGAGTTCCAATATACCCACAACATTATGCAGGGGAATATATTAATAAGGATAATAAGTTAGTGGTTCAATTAACTGGTGAATTTGCCGATAAAGAGATTCTATCATACTTAAAAAGTAGTCCTAATATTCAAATTATATATGTTGAGCATTCATATGATGAGTTAATATCGCAAAAAAAAATAGCTGATAAACTATATGCTTCTGGAGTACGTGTCGTATCGGACGGAGTAGATATTATTGATAATAGATATAAAATAGCTGTGTTAAAAGAAGATTTAGATAAAATGGCTACAACTTATACAAAAGATTCGCTTGTCATTTTTGAGGAAGGAACATATGCACGAGCTTCAGCTCCTCTTATTGGTGGGGACAGGATTTATAATGAAGATTCTGGCGGATTTATGTCTATTGGAATATGTGGAACTTATAATGGTAATGATGCAATACTAACATGTGGTCATGGAAATGAAAAAGTAGGTATCTTCTCACCACGATACCCATATATAGAGCATAAAACGCAAAGTCATCGTATTGGACAAGTAGTTTTTCAACAAGCTAATACTGATTCTAGCAATTATGGGGTTTCAAGTTTAGGTGATTTTGCAATAGTTGACATAACATCATCTGATACAATTACAAATGATGTTTGGCAAGGTGGACAAATTACAGGTACATATTCTTCAGTACCTGTAGGTACAACAGTATATAAGTTTGGTTCTCGAACAGGATACGCATGGGGAAATGTAACAGGTACTAGCTTGCGTATTTCTTATACCGCTGGGTTGTTTACTACATATACAGTTAGTGGATTGTATAGTATTCCATTGCAAAATTCAAGTGGTACTAATGCAATTAATGGCGGAGATAGTGGTGGGCCTGTCTGGAGATCCGATACTGGTGAAAACCTTATACATGGCATTGTAACTGCTGGAATTTACGATACAAATCTTATGTATACAACGCCAATATATTATGCTCAACATCAAGGTTTTCAACCTAAGTTAGATTGA
- a CDS encoding GH39 family glycosyl hydrolase, which translates to MLYFDLDSKGKTQPFPHYWEGCIGSGHAAMGLRADWREQLTRCKKELGFEYVRFHGLLCNDMSVYTKHEGSSFVNVNNLFDFLLSIGMKPLVEIGFMPNDLGSGTEEVFHYRGNITPPKDYNQWKVFITELVQNLINRYGLKEVQKWYFEVWNEPNLECFWSSDMQEYFKLYKYTVEAVKSVDENLQVGGPSTARNEWIPELIDYCAENNVALDFISTHHYPTDVALAHFVDVEDRMAKAPRGNMQEMAQKAREETDVATDKIGKPLPLFYTEWNNSPSCRDKYHDKPFCASFLTKSIIDNTGIVDMYSFWTFSDLFEEMPQSSVPFHGGFGLLNYNGIPKPSYWAFKLLHEMGTDRLDIVSPENTNVEALATLDGNVIKVLLYNHNMPLQPIEDEEVTLTIHNLNAIKSATLQCVDDHHSNPRKVWQDMGAPKYLKPHLVEKLKRDTKVIEEDLTYDIAGDNLVVKTTILAHGVSCVTIELG; encoded by the coding sequence ATGCTGTATTTTGATTTGGATTCTAAAGGCAAAACCCAACCTTTCCCCCACTACTGGGAAGGCTGCATCGGCAGCGGTCATGCCGCTATGGGGCTACGGGCAGATTGGCGGGAGCAATTGACGCGGTGTAAGAAAGAACTTGGCTTTGAGTATGTGCGCTTCCACGGCCTGCTTTGTAACGACATGAGTGTGTACACCAAACACGAAGGCAGTTCTTTTGTCAACGTCAATAACTTATTTGACTTCCTGCTGAGCATCGGTATGAAGCCCCTAGTGGAGATCGGCTTTATGCCAAATGACCTTGGTTCCGGCACTGAGGAAGTATTCCACTACAGGGGCAACATCACCCCACCCAAAGACTACAATCAGTGGAAAGTGTTCATCACAGAGCTCGTGCAGAACCTCATCAATCGCTATGGGCTGAAAGAAGTACAAAAATGGTACTTTGAGGTGTGGAATGAACCTAACCTGGAATGCTTCTGGTCATCGGATATGCAAGAGTATTTTAAGCTTTACAAATACACAGTCGAAGCTGTCAAGTCCGTTGACGAAAACCTACAAGTGGGGGGTCCTTCCACTGCACGAAATGAATGGATACCTGAACTCATTGACTATTGCGCAGAAAACAACGTTGCACTGGATTTTATCTCAACACACCACTATCCCACGGATGTGGCGCTGGCGCATTTTGTAGATGTGGAGGACCGCATGGCGAAGGCACCAAGGGGCAACATGCAGGAGATGGCACAAAAAGCCCGTGAAGAAACGGACGTTGCTACAGACAAGATTGGCAAACCCCTTCCCCTATTTTACACTGAGTGGAACAACTCTCCCAGCTGTCGCGACAAGTATCACGATAAGCCGTTTTGCGCGTCCTTTCTTACTAAAAGCATCATTGACAACACCGGCATCGTTGATATGTACTCCTTTTGGACGTTCTCCGACCTCTTTGAAGAGATGCCGCAGAGCTCAGTCCCTTTTCATGGTGGATTCGGATTGCTAAACTACAATGGAATACCCAAACCATCCTACTGGGCGTTCAAGTTGCTGCACGAGATGGGCACCGATCGACTGGATATCGTATCCCCTGAAAACACAAACGTGGAAGCACTGGCAACCCTTGACGGCAATGTAATCAAAGTACTGCTCTATAACCATAACATGCCGCTGCAGCCAATTGAAGATGAAGAAGTAACACTGACCATCCATAATCTCAACGCTATTAAGAGCGCTACGCTACAATGCGTAGATGACCATCACAGCAATCCCCGCAAAGTGTGGCAGGACATGGGTGCGCCTAAATACCTAAAACCCCATTTGGTCGAAAAGCTCAAAAGAGATACTAAGGTTATCGAAGAGGATTTGACATACGATATCGCTGGTGATAATCTCGTGGTTAAGACGACAATCCTAGCCCATGGCGTGTCGTGTGTGACAATAGAACTTGGATAG